A window of Vigna unguiculata cultivar IT97K-499-35 chromosome 4, ASM411807v1, whole genome shotgun sequence contains these coding sequences:
- the LOC114182244 gene encoding protein WHAT'S THIS FACTOR 9, mitochondrial → MPQPKATRFLLLLSRRTPTRNRPPPPNHHRQHLRTIFDGTFKPVRDRGLDHAVEREKNLKPLLSLKTLIKREPSKSLPLSLIKSTLQFPFRPIEFIRKYPSVFEEFLPTPTLLQPHIRLTPETLRLDAEEQLVYQSHQFKHQSADRLLKLLMIARIHKIPLPLIEHLRWDLGLPDDYTETVVPEFPDCFRVADGFLELVCWSHDLAVPILQNRNKKDEFDGQLVFPVQFSTGFEMDKKYEKWLREWQRLPYVSPYENVSHLSPTSDESDRWVVGVLHEILHVFVGKKIEKDSLLEFGEWLGLRSRFKRALSQHPGIFYVSSKVGTYTVVLREGYKRGALIEDHPVMNLRNQYVHLMNSVSEEGKVGKVVQGKGGVHEAEAKAVEVGEGGGEGDEESVGEHEEEACEIEDASETDVDDDDDERRSWRGSQKIAPGRRERDYGKVKLDVDKPLRDSRRERLNLRDSGRERSPLRDSGRERSRLRDSGRERSPFRDCGRERSPFRDTQMERSAFRNSGRERSPRGDSRSERSPLRDSGRERSPRSDSRRERSPLRDSGREGSPLSNSRRERIPLRDSGSERSPMRDSRRERSTGKHTQKTGEKNSLEVSERRPVRGGHVKKLRTHKRDQDPLKAAEGH, encoded by the coding sequence ATGCCTCAACCAAAAGCAACGCGGTTCCTCCTCCTCCTGTCCCGCCGCACCCCAACCCGGAACCGTCCTCCTCCTCCCAACCACCACCGCCAGCACCTCCGAACCATCTTTGATGGCACATTCAAGCCCGTCCGCGATCGCGGCCTGGATCACGCGGTGGAGCGCGAGAAAAACCTCAAACCCTTACTCTCCCTCAAAACCCTCATCAAACGCGAACCCTCCAAATCCCTCCCTCTATCACTCATCAAAAGCACCCTCCAATTTCCCTTCCGCCCCATCGAATTCATCCGCAAGTACCCCTCCGTCTTCGAAGAGTTCCTCCCCACTCCCACCCTCCTCCAACCCCACATTCGCCTCACACCGGAAACCCTCCGCCTCGACGCCGAGGAGCAGCTCGTCTACCAATCACACCAGTTCAAACACCAATCAGCTGACAGGCTCTTGAAACTCTTGATGATTGCGAGAATTCACAAAATCCCACTGCCACTCATTGAGCACTTGCGTTGGGACCTTGGCCTACCGGATGACTACACCGAGACGGTTGTACCGGAGTTTCCGGACTGCTTTCGAGTTGCAGACGGGTTCCTGGAACTCGTCTGCTGGAGCCACGACCTGGCGGTTCCGATTCTCCAGAACCGAAACAAGAAAGATGAATTTGATGGCCAATTGGTGTTTCCCGTGCAGTTTTCTACTGGTTTTGAGATGGATAAGAAGTATGAGAAGTGGTTGAGGGAGTGGCAGAGGTTGCCTTATGTGTCTCCTTATGAGAATGTGTCTCATTTGTCACCTACCAGTGATGAGTCTGATAGGTGGGTTGTGGGTGTGTTGCATGAAATTCTTCATGTTTTTGTTGGGAAGAAAATTGAGAAGGATAGTTTGTTGGAGTTTGGAGAGTGGTTGGGGTTGAGGTCGAGGTTTAAGAGGGCGTTGTCTCAGCATCCGGGGATTTTCTATGTGTCTAGTAAGGTTGGGACCTATACTGTTGTTTTGAGAGAGGGGTACAAGAGGGGTGCGCTGATTGAGGATCATCCGGTTATGAATTTGAGGAATCAGTATGTTCATCTGATGAATAGTGTCAGTGAAGAAGGGAAAGTGGGTAAGGTGGTTCAAGGAAAGGGTGGTGTGCATGAGGCAGAGGCTAAAGCCGTTGAAGTGGGTGAAGGAGGGGGTGAGGGTGATGAGGAAAGTGTGGGGGAGCATGAAGAAGAGGCATGTGAAATTGAGGATGCCAGTGAAACCgatgttgatgatgatgatgatgaaaggAGGTCTTGGAGAGGTAGTCAGAAAATTGCTCCTGGTAGAAGGGAGAGGGACTACGGGAAAGTAAAGTTAGATGTTGACAAGCCTTTGAGGGATTCTAGGAGGGAAAGATTGAATCTTAGAGATTCTGGGAGGGAACGATCTCCTTTGAGAGATTCTGGGAGGGAAAGATCACGTTTGAGAGATTCTGGGAGGGAAAGATCGCCTTTCAGAGATTGTGGAAGGGAAAGATCACCTTTCAGAGACACTCAAATGGAACGATCAGCTTTCAGAAATTCTGGAAGGGAAAGGTCGCCTCGGGGCGATTCTCGAAGTGAAAGGTCACCTTTGAGAGATTCTGGAAGGGAAAGGTCGCCTCGGAGCGATTCTCGAAGGGAAAGGTCACCTTTGAGAGATTCTGGGAGGGAAGGGTCGCCTCTGAGCAATTCTCGAAGGGAACGAATACCTTTGAGAGATTCTGGGAGTGAAAGGTCGCCTATGAGAGATTCTCGAAGGGAAAGATCAACTGGGAAGCATACACAGAAAACCGGGGAGAAGAATTCGTTAGAAGTTTCTGAAAGAAGACCAGTGCGAGGTGGGCATGTAAAGAAGTTGAGAACCCACAAGAGAGATCAAGATCCTCTAAAAGCAGCAGAAGGTCATTAA